In a genomic window of Minwuia thermotolerans:
- a CDS encoding DUF1326 domain-containing protein → MTDWNVQGTYMEACNCEAVCPCIFFSPPTEGDCTVLIGWRIDKGSYGDVSLDGLNAALLAYAPGNMKDGGWKVALYTDDRADEKQAEALGAIFSGQAGGHLAALAPMIAEVLGARPALIDFDGSDKSFSLAVEGVGRAEIEAISGQGGGTAQVSGHPLAISPGEPAVVARGTNVAFSDHGLSCEADGRTAMFAPFRYAA, encoded by the coding sequence ATGACCGACTGGAACGTCCAGGGCACCTACATGGAGGCCTGCAATTGCGAGGCCGTCTGTCCGTGCATCTTCTTCTCGCCGCCGACCGAGGGCGACTGTACCGTCCTGATCGGCTGGCGCATCGACAAGGGCAGCTATGGCGACGTCTCGCTCGACGGGTTGAACGCAGCCCTGCTCGCCTATGCGCCGGGCAACATGAAGGACGGCGGCTGGAAGGTCGCGCTCTATACCGACGACCGCGCCGATGAGAAACAGGCCGAAGCGCTCGGCGCCATCTTCTCAGGTCAGGCAGGCGGCCATCTGGCCGCGCTCGCGCCGATGATCGCCGAGGTGCTGGGGGCGCGGCCTGCATTGATCGACTTCGACGGGAGCGACAAGAGCTTCAGCCTCGCGGTCGAGGGCGTCGGCCGGGCCGAGATCGAAGCGATCAGCGGCCAGGGCGGCGGCACCGCCCAGGTCAGCGGCCATCCCTTGGCCATCTCGCCGGGCGAGCCTGCCGTCGTCGCGCGCGGGACGAACGTCGCGTTCTCCGATCACGGGCTCTCCTGCGAGGCGGACGGCCGGACAGCGATGTTCGCACCCTTCCGCTATGCAGCCTGA
- a CDS encoding ester cyclase: protein MASISETGRQFFEACETGQGWQECQRFCTDDASFSSQAEPLAEIVTLADYTDWMKGLLALVPDGRYDLRSFAVDEAYGQVSAYAVFSGTHTGEGGPVPPTGRSVSSDYVYVMDFDGGRIRHLTKIWNAGWAMRELGWA from the coding sequence ATGGCATCGATTTCTGAAACAGGGCGGCAATTCTTCGAAGCCTGTGAAACCGGTCAGGGCTGGCAGGAATGCCAGCGGTTCTGCACCGATGACGCCTCATTTTCCTCACAGGCTGAGCCATTGGCCGAGATTGTCACACTCGCCGACTATACGGACTGGATGAAGGGGCTGCTCGCCCTCGTCCCCGACGGCCGCTACGACCTGCGCTCCTTCGCCGTCGACGAGGCGTACGGCCAGGTCAGCGCCTACGCCGTCTTTTCCGGTACCCATACAGGCGAAGGCGGGCCGGTTCCGCCGACGGGGCGCAGCGTTTCCTCCGACTACGTCTATGTGATGGATTTCGACGGTGGGAGGATCCGTCACCTGACCAAGATCTGGAACGCCGGCTGGGCGATGCGGGAACTTGGCTGGGCATAG
- a CDS encoding GYD domain-containing protein — protein sequence MAWYLTRTRLAPETVGALMNEPQDRSVQVGEVAEANGCKLHHMFWAMGDCDVVTLIEGPSDEDVMAVLMTIFAGGAANAMSTTKLIPMSDGVDILRTAAERRGDYKALTE from the coding sequence ATGGCCTGGTATCTGACCCGGACACGCCTGGCCCCAGAGACCGTGGGGGCGCTGATGAACGAGCCGCAGGACCGGTCGGTCCAGGTGGGCGAAGTCGCCGAAGCGAACGGCTGCAAGCTCCACCACATGTTCTGGGCCATGGGGGACTGCGACGTCGTCACCCTGATCGAGGGGCCGAGCGATGAAGATGTCATGGCGGTGCTCATGACCATCTTCGCCGGCGGCGCAGCGAACGCGATGAGCACCACCAAGCTCATTCCGATGTCCGACGGCGTCGACATCCTGAGAACGGCCGCAGAGCGGCGCGGCGATTACAAGGCTCTGACTGAGTGA
- a CDS encoding alpha/beta fold hydrolase — protein sequence MTDPMRELELEGGRRLTYRLAGSGPVRVLMIHGGAATSGVWAKVVSKLGEGYEVILPNLLGYEGSGPRPTQRPARSRPNAEALAALVAETGAPDIIVGHSTGAHVALDMAVNLDAPAKRLLFLEPAILDVLRLAGDQETFSWAEAHFLNSVAPAWRRGEPGVVGKMLDGWCGEGAFARLPKPAQAYMEAQPGDCADEIEATFQPDFSADDLTAFERPVDVVYGDSGSGLSPAIARALAALLPDCRSHSLTGADHNLVVTHGSEIADCIRRPRAGTGAPVGSVSRL from the coding sequence ATGACAGACCCGATGCGGGAACTCGAACTCGAAGGCGGTCGACGCCTGACCTACCGGCTGGCCGGCAGCGGGCCGGTCCGTGTCCTCATGATCCACGGCGGCGCAGCAACGTCCGGCGTCTGGGCGAAGGTCGTGAGCAAGCTGGGCGAAGGCTACGAGGTGATCCTGCCCAACCTGCTCGGTTATGAGGGCTCCGGCCCGCGGCCGACACAGCGTCCGGCCAGGAGCCGGCCCAACGCCGAAGCGCTCGCCGCATTGGTCGCCGAGACCGGCGCGCCGGACATCATCGTCGGCCATTCTACCGGCGCCCATGTCGCCCTCGACATGGCGGTCAACCTGGACGCGCCGGCGAAGCGGCTCCTGTTCCTGGAGCCGGCGATCCTCGATGTGCTGCGTCTGGCCGGCGATCAGGAGACCTTTTCCTGGGCGGAAGCGCACTTCCTGAACTCGGTCGCGCCCGCATGGCGGCGCGGCGAGCCGGGTGTCGTCGGAAAGATGCTCGACGGTTGGTGCGGTGAGGGCGCCTTCGCGCGACTGCCGAAGCCGGCGCAGGCCTATATGGAGGCTCAGCCGGGCGACTGTGCAGATGAAATCGAGGCGACGTTCCAGCCCGACTTCAGTGCCGACGACCTGACCGCGTTCGAGCGGCCCGTCGACGTCGTCTATGGCGACAGCGGCTCCGGCCTGTCGCCGGCGATTGCGCGGGCGCTGGCGGCCCTGCTGCCCGACTGCCGCTCGCACAGCCTGACCGGCGCGGACCACAACCTGGTCGTGACCCACGGCAGCGAGATCGCAGACTGCATCCGCCGACCTCGCGCCGGAACCGGCGCGCCCGTCGGCAGCGTGAGCCGGCTTTAA
- a CDS encoding PLP-dependent cysteine synthase family protein has product MSTGRQHRKTEGRGRRYDSIVDVIGDTPCIKVNYLAPENVHIYVKAEFFNPAASVKDRLAISIIEEAERRGELSPGHTVVEATSGNTGIGLAMVCAAKGYRLVVTMADSFSIERRQLMRMLGAKVILTPRSERAVGMYKKAVELAEMNGWFLARQFETADNALIHENTTGREIVTDFDGSRLDYFVTGYGTGGTVAGVSRVLRAERPDTRIVLSEPANAELLGSGASQDRRPDGGPASTHPAWQPHLIQGWTPDFIPAVLQDAVDANAYDDLVPVSGPDGVHWATELAQREGILTGISGGATFAVARQIAEKAEAGTVILCMLPDTGERYISSPLFENIESEMSAEEIEISKSTATAQMPGS; this is encoded by the coding sequence ATGTCCACTGGCAGGCAGCACCGGAAGACCGAAGGGCGGGGCCGCCGATACGACAGTATTGTTGACGTGATTGGCGATACACCATGTATCAAAGTCAACTACCTTGCACCCGAAAATGTGCATATCTATGTGAAGGCTGAATTCTTTAACCCAGCGGCCTCCGTCAAAGACCGTCTCGCGATTTCCATTATCGAGGAGGCCGAGCGCCGGGGCGAATTGAGCCCTGGCCATACGGTGGTGGAGGCGACGAGCGGGAACACCGGAATTGGGCTTGCCATGGTTTGTGCCGCCAAGGGGTATCGCTTGGTCGTCACAATGGCTGACAGCTTCTCTATCGAGCGTCGCCAGCTAATGCGAATGCTGGGCGCCAAGGTGATCCTTACACCACGCAGTGAGAGGGCCGTTGGCATGTACAAGAAAGCCGTGGAACTGGCGGAGATGAACGGTTGGTTCCTGGCGCGGCAGTTCGAGACTGCGGACAATGCCTTGATTCACGAGAACACGACAGGGCGCGAGATTGTTACGGACTTCGACGGAAGCCGTCTGGACTATTTCGTGACTGGATATGGAACGGGCGGGACTGTTGCTGGTGTTTCGCGGGTATTGCGGGCTGAACGCCCCGACACACGGATCGTTCTCAGCGAACCTGCTAATGCCGAACTGCTTGGCAGCGGGGCATCCCAGGATCGAAGGCCGGATGGCGGACCCGCATCTACACATCCGGCTTGGCAGCCGCATCTGATTCAAGGGTGGACCCCCGACTTCATCCCGGCTGTTCTTCAGGATGCCGTTGATGCGAACGCCTATGATGATCTTGTCCCAGTCTCAGGACCTGACGGAGTTCATTGGGCAACGGAATTGGCACAGAGGGAAGGAATTCTGACCGGCATCTCGGGCGGCGCGACTTTTGCCGTTGCGAGGCAGATTGCCGAGAAGGCCGAGGCCGGGACGGTGATTCTGTGCATGCTGCCGGATACCGGCGAACGCTACATTTCTTCGCCACTCTTCGAAAATATTGAATCTGAGATGTCCGCAGAAGAGATCGAAATATCTAAGTCAACGGCAACAGCTCAGATGCCCGGTTCGTAG